Genomic DNA from Coregonus clupeaformis isolate EN_2021a chromosome 26, ASM2061545v1, whole genome shotgun sequence:
taaaaagattttactgagttacagttcatatgagtaaatcagtcaattgaaatacattaattaggccctacctaatctatggctttcacatgactgggaatacagattaaaaaaaataaaaaataatatttaacctttatttaactaggcaagtcagttaagaacaaattcttatttacaatgaaggcctaccccgggccaattgtgcgccgccctatgggactcccaatcacagccggattgtgatacagcctggaattaaaccagggtctgtagtgacacccctagcattgagatgcagtgccttagactgctgcgccactcgggagcccccagttggtcacagatacctttaaaaaatgggcctcacaatgggcctcaggatgtcgtcacggtatctctgtgcattcaaattgccattgataaaatgcaattgtgtttgttgtctgtagcttatgcctgcccataccataaccccactgccaccatggggcactctgttcacaacgttgacgtcagcaaaccgctcgcccacatgactcCAAACATGTGGTCCGCGGTTGTGAggcggttggacatactgccaaattctctaaaatgacgttggagaaattaacattaaattatctggcaacagctctggtggacattcctgcagtcagcatgtcaattgcacactCGCTCAAACAAGGatataaactaatttgtgcacacaatttgagataaatatttttgttcagtgtaaaaggCAGACTCACTCATCTACTAACTGGCTCACTTCCTCACTCACTATCTACATcgattgtgtccattttctgtcaATCTTATACACACTTACTCTCCACTACTTACTTTGCTTCAATCTGTCTAATTTAACAAAATGAGGGTGACTAAAGAGAGAATGGAGACCAGTTTTCACCAGGGAGAAAGAGATTTGGTGAAGAGCAATCCCACGCTGCCTCACTCACGCACAACAAGAGTCAAGTGGAACATTTTACCAAATCCCATTGAGCAATGCCTTTTTAATCTGCACACAGACCACCTCTGGGGTGCACGACAAATCTGCACACAGACCACCAGACCACCAGACCACCTCTGGGGTGCGAGTAACCGGTTTAGATGCGCTCCTCAGGCCTCAATTGCTTCCACTTAAATGGACGATTAACAGGTCACTCCCGGGGGCTACGTGTGTGTCCCCCCTCTCTTGGTCTGAGTGCACAACCCTGAGGGACCTGCCAAAAAGGCTGTTCATTGAAAGAACACAACTCACTGGCTCAGCGCTCCTCACTAAATATTTTCTCTTGCAGGTATGGGCCCGGTTCTATGGGAAGATGAGCTCGAATAAGTCTATACACTTACATTGAGTGTTTTATGTTCCAGTCAGGGGGCTTTAAATGGACAGGAATGAGAGTGAGGTGACAGGAGAAAGGAGGGAGTTGAGGAGCTGGGTTCTGTGTCCACACAAAGAGCTAGTGGGCAGCCCCCTTTCTGCAGAGGAATAGCTGTTTTCTGTGTTTTTGTGCTTTGTAGAGTTCATTGCTGCGGTGAAAAATTGCAGCGGGGTCGTGTGTGGATGGGGGAGTGAAAGTGCTGATTGGTCACGGCTGGGCATGGCATTGTCCTGTTGCTGGGCACTGTGGGAAAGTGTCAGCCCACTAAGAGGGTTCAGGGAACCGGGGGGTCTACTGAGGGATTATATTTGCTGCCTCACTTGTCAGGAGTCAAAGGACCTAGCAACTAGCATCACAACCCTGACAGAAGTTAGGAGAAATCAATGCTTCCCTCATCATGAGACTTTCACTATGAAAGGTTAATACAGATTATACAATAAATCCAATTACATAACACAACTCAAATCCATATAGATGCTGGTTTCATGGAAATGTTTTCTGATAATCAGCTACACTAAATCATTTTAAGAGCCTCATAAACACAAACAATCCCCTCCTTTGGCAGGTTGGAACATTAGCAGTTTGGTCACACTGATTCAATTATCACAGTTGGACCAACTATCAGCCAAACGGTCCTATGTGCTGAGGCTCAGCTCACTGAAAGCAATACGAATGTCACACAGAGACCAATAACAGGATGTTACAGTGGCATACCACTAGTCATTACAGTCCTAATCTAACAGAGACGAGATGCTCTGCATATTTGAGTGAACCAGTGTGCGTATCTATATGAGTGCAAATGGGGGCCTCAATGCCCATAAATGCACCCCCCCTCCCGCTCCACAACCTCCTTCCCACCCCACCCCTAAATGGTCTAAATAGCCGTGAATGGTCATGAATAGCAGTGCAGAGAGTTGAGTGGAGAATTAGCTGCTTGGCATTGCATCAGTAATTAGCCGTAGAGAGTATGGGAGACCCTGCTGTTAATGCTGAGAGAGGGGCTGAGGCATCGCTGATGAAGTATTAAACACTCACTGGAGAAGACAGGTGGAGGGCTGGACCCACCACAGCACACTGCTGCCAGCACGTACTGAGGGCCCCGCAGAAACACACTGCTCAACAGgcctgcagagaggagagagagagagggagaggggggaaggagggagagagagagggggggagagagagatatgggggaaagggagagagaatagggagagaggggaagagttaaagtaaaaaataacatgggCAGAGAGACATATAAGGTGAAAGACAGGATCTCTTTAAGTGGATTGTATTACTTCCCCCAGCCCCACACACTTAATTATACTGGATTTTATATACTGGAGTTTCCTGGTAGATTTTCCCCACATGTTCCATTATTCTGTACAGTTGCTCAAAGGGAATAGGAGAGATACTTAATGGTGCAGTTAAGAGTGCCTCTCTCACTTTATAACTACTGGTGGATGTTATCCACTTcatatgtacactgagtgtacaaaacattaggaacacctgctctttccatgacgtagactgattaggtgaatccaggtgaaagctatgatcccttaaatccacttcaatcagtgtagatgaaggggaggagacaggttaaagaaggatttcaaagccttgagacaattgagacatggattgtgtatgtgtgccattcagagggtgaatgggcaatacaaaatatttaagtgcctttgaacagggtatggtagtaggtgccaggtgcaccggtttgagtgtgtcaagaactgcaacgttgctgggtttttcacgctcaacagtttcccatgtgcatcaagaatggtccaccacccaaaggacatccagccaacttgacaaaactgtgggaagcattggagtcaacatgggccagcatccccgtggaatgctttcaacaccttataAAGTCagtgccccaacgaattgaggctgttctgagggcaaacgggggtgcaactcaatattaggaaagtgttcctaatgttttatacactcagtgtatatactgtattctagtcaaggcatATCCTATAAAACctctgctgtacacaccttttctattcatatactgtccataatgtctatacacacaatttacattttacattttagtcatttagcagacgctcttatccagagcgacttacagttagtgagtgcatacattttcatactgatcatatacatatatatttatattccggactctgacgtTGCTTGTTCTAATATTTctttatttcttaattcctttcttttaatttttttggatttgcgtgtattgttttgtattgtctggtattactgcactgttggagctaggaacataagcatttcgctatgTTTTGGGTAGTCAAACGGTAAACATTAGAGGAgcaactaaaatgtaaaaactaAAATGTTTGACTTTCGTTATTGCCATGTGTATAACTACGTGTTGTCTTTTAGAATGGGTATTATTTATAATAAATATACATCATAACCTGCAGATAAGATAAAGTTTCTAATTTTTTTGAATTGTATTTACTTTGTTAAAAGTAAAACACATAAAGAAAATGTCAGTCACACTTTATTTTctagatagtccatctgtagcctcccatgtagctcagttggtagagcatggtgcttgcaatgccagggttgtgggttcgattcccacagggggccagtatgaaaaatatattcactcactaactgtaagtcgctctggatatgagcatctgctaaatgactaaaatgtagatgctctacagatggtcatactatcaacaaaacTATATGTTGATaagttaggtttagaataaggattaaggttagttgaaatgttactgatagttaGTGGAGCATCtgcagatggactatccaaataaagtgttaccaaaatggAATTTGTATCTGATATTTTGAACTGAAGGCATGTAAGAATAAATTGATAGGATGAAGTGGTTACACTTCCTTACTGTGTCTTTTTAATGAGAAATCTATATAAATAGGATTTGTTCTGAACAATAAgtattttctgtattttcatttAGACTGATTCTAAATGTTTCAAATCATGTTGCATGTATTTTCACGAGGGAGAGCACAGAATCAAAATAACTGGTTTGGTCAAATCTAAAGCGCATCAATTTTAAatagacaatatatatatatatatatatatatatatatatatatatatatatatatatatatatatatatatatatgtatatatatacagtatggatATATAAATCGTAAACACCAaacaaaatcaaatcacattttcccCATGTATGGTTTCAAGGGCCTACACACTAGATCTCACAATCACTAATATAATACAATACTATCatcatgtagtgtattatatGCCATTGTACCTGAGTgtggccgaggaggaagccctcTGTCTTTGACTCGTTCACAGTTTTTACTCTGGCCCTCATAGACAACATGCTGAGGGCCCCAGGTTCTCCTGTGGGGGCCGGTCGGGAGCCCGTTGAAGAGCCCACTTGTTGGTCCATTTGAGGTGGgcgaggaagaggatgaggaagaggttGAGGAAGAGGATGGCAATGCAGAGTGCAGCAGGTTGTCGATGAGGAAGCTCTTCCCAGAGGTGCCAAAGCCTGGGTGAGTAGGAGGTGATCCTGCCGCCATATTCTGCTTCTGCTTCTGACCTGCGATCATCCCGTTCACTGTGACCCTAAGGAATGCTCCCTCACTCACCTCACAGCACAGCCCATCAGTCTCAGCAGTCACAGGGCCAAGTGACAGAAGAGACACAAGTTTGAGATATAATCCCTCCAAGACTGCCCAGACCAGGGCCAACTTCATTAAAGTCCCAGGAAAagaaaagctctctctctctctcttcttctattctctccttctcttctcctccaggGTCTACACTTTGCTACAGGGCTGCCGCGTGATTGGCTAAGAGGCTCTAATGTGATTCTCAATTCAGATAAGACTGGGTGCATTCTGGAGTGGCAGAAGGTGGGTCCGACTCCATTCATTATGTCAACTTGCCTATTAAATGATAGACACCCGATACAATGGACTGCTGGCCAAAGTTTAACGTGCACCAAGCATATTTCTCAGTCCTGCAGTAAATAGTTTTCTCTTTTCTGCAGCTACCTTAGAGCAGCCATTGTGTCCCATAGAAAGGCATGGAGGCAATTAAATAGTTTGCAGCTCATTTGCGCACACAATGCATAATAATATTATTTGGTTTGGTTTGATCTAGGTCACTGTTTACGTATTAATTTTGATGCACGATGACCAAATAGAAAAAAAGTGAATTCCTACATATAATGTGATCCTGTACATTGCCTTCTCATATCTTTATTTTTCAAGAGTTAATCATTTTATAATTATTCTGATTGTGTAATATCATGCAAACTTGACATAGAATTTAAATatccataaaaaaaaaattatgacaTTTTTCTCCATGTTTTCTGGTCAAGAATGGAATTTGATCGCAATTACACTTAACTTTAATTGATCACCAGATACAGAATATGAATGTTGTGAATGAACGATTAATCAGGTCATTCATATTTCATTTCTTACTCTATGAATTCAAACCAATGAATATGTCTTTCAGATTGCCTCTGTAATGGTCTAAGTGGTATTCGCCCACCActttcctcctctttttagtgACTTGGTTGGCCTACTCCACTATGGTTTGTCACTCACAGACTTGACAGGCCTATTGGTTCCTGCTTGAGACAGAACATTTCTCTGCCCCCGGTTGACAAATTCTGTCTGTTTTAAAAAATACCTTCCATCCAGCTTCACAGAAATATGCACAAAAAAGACGCTATGTGAAGGATCTACAGCAGGTAACGTCAGGTTCTGATGTGGACGAAAGGGAGACACTTTGTAAGAGGTCAACATTGATAGAAATATTCCCTACTGTACTGTGTAGTTTAAATACTAAATACCAAATGAAGTGGTTATGTGAGAAGAAGGCAGACAAgcagctgtatataatattacaacaaattcagggcacaggaggttggtggcaccttaattggggaggacgggctcttggtaatgactggagcggaatcagtggaatggtatcaaatacatcaaaaacatggtttccatgtgtttgatgccattccattgactctgttccagccattattatgggccttcctcccttcagcagcctccactgattcagGGGTAGCCGAACTGGAACTCGAACCCGGGTATGTTGTTATAGATTTATTACATTTCAGAGGCACAGTTAAAGCCTTACAGGATATacagtaaatggctcagtagaatagaataaacattttagcataagtataatacaggaaggcacaatttatagagcaatatttacacgtgtatcCGAGAAGGGGAgattggggggcaagtgtttaaattgtgcagtattagcaatagttgtgatatgtgtgtagcatgaatgtatatgtgtgtgtgtgcttgtgtggtaTATATTAGCCAATGGGTGGCTGGCGTCATGTGTAATCATATAACCCTAAGCTGACTGTTCCGGCTAATGATACTCAGACTCGTAATAGATGAGCTGGGGAAAAGGAGGAAATTAAATTGTGGAACAGTAAACAAGCATGTCCAGGCAAAGCCAAGCGAGGCGAGGGGGTGCACGGTTCGGGGGACACCTCATGCTGGGCATGGAAATTGCCCCAGACAGCCAGGCCCATTGTCTGGCCGCCAGGGAGCCAAAGGTTGCTTGTAATCAGATTTGAGGTTTTATATTCTCCAGACTGGTGGAAAAAGCGACTGCGGTGTCTTGTGTGAGCGGTGTTAGTGGGCTCAGGCTGTGCTCTCTACCTCTGTGTGTACCTAATGCGTGTTTACATGCTCCACATGGGCTGCTGTTTGTGATACTGGCCTAGGCTTTTGTCTGGTGCGTACGGGAACCATTTGTTCATGACACAGTGAGCCACAGGCAGCAGTGTGGGACTATTTATCTCTAAATAAGTAGACCTTGCAAATTAAAAACATCATAGAGCACACTACGCTGCAGCTCCGATGATACTGCCTGCAAGATGAGTGCAATGTTGTTTTTGTCTGCAAGGTGTTTGAGACACTGATGATACAATGTGTCTGTTTCTTTGAATTGTTCAGTTTTAGTGATAAACAATTCATTCTTTTTGGGGTTTGGggttttaggttttatttatttgcaccaaagaaaaGAAGTGAAAGACCAAACAGTACAGATAAAAAACGGGTAAAAACGGTGTGCAGGTGAGGTTGGAAACCCAAAAGTAATAGTAATCAGAAACCCAAATATTAGTTTAAAATAAAAAGTGTTCAATCAGTTAAACAGAACATACTAAGTATAAATGTACATAATATACTCAGTATACAAGAAAAACATGTTcgattatgtgtgtgtgcatgtgagtatGTGAGTGAGAGCTAGGCTAAATGGAGGagactactgggtagtttggatcatcaggctgacccccagtctacgcttgaagttattgagggatgatgacgttttggcaatgtgaagataGGAATTCTAGAGCATATATGCTGTATATGCTAAATAATTTACTATGTGAGGTGCGGCAGTGTGGGGGGAGGTTATTGCTGTGTCATGTGTTGTATGCATAGATTTAGGAATTCATctggaagaatccattgaagggCTTAGATGAAGGTGCATAATTGGAATATATTCATGTTGTAGATAGACAATATATTGCGTTTCTTAAATAGAGGGGCAGATGGAGCCAAGTAGTTAGTGTAGGTAGGAAGCATATGTACTGGCCCAGACAATATTGCAGAAAATGAGATATGGGTAACTTAAGCTGTAGTATAATGTTGGGAAGCAAGGCTGATGAACCAAACCACTGATCTTTCTGATAATACCAATTTGCTACATATGATCTTTCCAAGATAACTTTTAATCAACTACAACACCTAAGAATCTAGTGAATTAAACCTGGTCCATTTTATTcccaccaattgagattctgACTCTTTAAAAAAACAACGATATTTCTTATTCTTACCAATGAATACAATAAAGTtggatttattttacatttaaagATAATTTGATTATCTGGAACAATTCAGAAAACTTTGCCATGCCTGAGTTGGCTTCAttgatttgtaagtcgctctggataagagcgtctgctaaatgatgaaaatgtaaatgtaaaattagtgAATCGAAATTCTTGTGTGATAAAATCAAGTTGGTATCATCAGGTCATTGATATAGATTAGGAATAACAAAGGTCCAAGGATCGAACCCTGtggaatgccacaggatatcttggCCCTGGTAGATGCACAACCATTTGCATATACAAATTGTTCTCTATCATAAACATAATTATATAAAATCATGAAAACTGTAATAATGCAATTTAGAAAATAAATTTTCATGATCAACCGTGTTGAACGCTTTGGATAAATCTAGGGGGTAAAAGGCTATGACTCTGCTCAGTAACAACAAGGATTATTTCCTTGATGATATTGACTACGCTTATCAACAAATGGATTGCACACGGATTGTAATCTTGTAAGACTTGATATTTGGCATGAAAATCATCGTTAGGACTCACAACTTGTTAATGGGACAGATTCCAAGGTAGCATTCCAAGGGAAGGAGGTATAATTGAGCCATTGGGATCGCAGCTCTTGAAAATACCCTGAAAACAAGTTCCTGTGAATTCATTTGATGTCCATTCTGCTCTCTATTGGAGAGAAAAAGTGGGGTCCCCCATTCAGAGCTCCACAATGGTCCTGTTGAGATTCAGCACCGTGCAGACCAGCTGAGCTCCTTTCTGTCCCTGGTCTCTTAAAAAGATACTGGGCCATTGCACACTCAATTGATATTCCACCACTCAAACTTAATATCATGAATGGAGGTCCAGACTCTATGAATCAGAAGACAATGCGCTTAGCTTAGCAGCAAACTGGCActttgtgtggtgtctgtggcAGCAGCGAGGAAGTGTCTAATGTGGGGCTCACAATTGTGCTTCTATAGAGTTCTAATGAGCTTCAGTGTGGAGGATGAATGGTTGGGCCCTTTCAGTGTGAGGGCCAGGGAGCGAGCTCTGTGCACACCCACACAATGGAAGCCAGAGgaggggaggcaggcaggcaagcactGCAGTAACACTGCAAAGCTAAGCCATGACAAAACCCACAAATAAGAGAGGTAAAATATAACCCCATGCTGAATAAATACTGAAATGTGTGGTTTAGCAGCTGCAGTCAATGTTTTGACTTAATTGAATCTGTCATCTAAGTACATACTGTGCATCCATCCATtatagtgtgcctgtgtgtgtgtgcatgtgtgtgtatttgctgTCTCCTCAGACTTGCATGATTATCATCCACGAGCCTAAGGACCGGACATCTTCATAACAGCTGCAGAGAGAGGAGGCATTCTTCTTCATTACCACCTTGAATTAGTCTGCATCTAGCAGCTACATCCAACAGAATGGGGCTAAACTaggttttttttttattgggaaATTGCAATTAAAGgtaagggaaaataaataaatgctctGTTATTCACTTTGGTATAAACAACACATCCAAGAATGTAATCTTTAAAAAGAAAAGCATAGAGGTAAATCTTAACCCCACAACTGCTCACATGAGATAGCTGTTAATTACAGCGTTACAGCATGGTGCCTCCCTAACATAGGAAAGAGCAGGAAGCCACTGAAGGAGGTTTGGGAATCAATTTCACAATAGAGCCTGTAGCCTTTGTGTAGCCTTTGTGGAGAGGTGTATGTAGACCACATCCCCATTCTCTAGCTCTAAAGACAATGCATTCGATGCAGGTGCATCCTATCCATTAGAATCATATATGTCATTAAACATAACTTTCCGGGTATTGTGGTACATGAACACACCACAGGCGGCCGGTGGCACCTTAATGGGGGAGGACGGGTTCATAGTAATGGACTGTCCtcccatgtgtttgataccattccattaactccattccagccattattatgagccgtcctcccctcagcagcctcctgtggaatACACTCATGTATGGCGGAGTGCAGCGATCATAGTCAGTGAATGTGAAGTAGTATACTCCTCTCACTGGTGCTGTAAAGATACCTGTAGTTGGGTTGTAGGCCGTGCCAATGTTGGTGAAGAGTCTACTGTGGACCAATGTAATGTCAGTACTGAAGGGTCCTACATGTCCTAAATTAGCCAAACTAGCAGAGAAAGCCACCTTTGGTCTGGCTGTGTTATTTGTCTTgagctcctccacctctctctcactggctgtcactcTGGCTTTCAGGGTTGCAttctctctccagctcctccgCCTTGTTCCTTTGGAACTGCAGTTCAGTCTTAGTGACGCTCACCTCCTTTATCTGCTCCTCAGTCTCCctctcactggctgtcactcTGGCCCCCATGGCTGACAGTTCAGCTTATTGGGCTGCATTCTCTGTCTTcatctcctccacctccttcttGGTCAGCCTAAACTCAAACCGTTGCTCCTCTGCCTGGTCCTCGCTGTCCTTCAGTCTGGCCTCAATGTTCCTCAGCTCTATTCTCAGTTCCTTCAGCTCAGTCCAGATGTCAGGGGTTGTAGTTCTATACTCCACGATATATactttggatttgagatcaaatgtttcatgagGCGGCAGTACTAAATGTTACCTTTTATCTGAGGGTATtgtcatacatatctgttttaccgtttagaaatgaaagcacttgaTGTATccagtccccccatttgaagaagtcatcagtattttgacaaattcacttacagtgaggggaaaaagtatttgatcccctgctgattttgtacatttgcccactgacaaagacatgatcagtctataattttaatggtaggtttatttgaacagtgagagacagaataaaaacaaaaaaatccagaagaacgcatgtcaaaaatgttataaattgatttgcattttaatgagggaaataagtatttgacccctctgcaaaacatgacttagtaattggtggcaaaacccttgttggcaatcacagaggtcagacgtttcttgtagttggccaccaggtttgcacacatctcaggagggattttgtccaactcctctttgcagatcttctccaagtcattaaggtttcgaggctgatgtttggcaactcgaaccttcagctccctccacagattttctatgggattaaggtctggagactggctaggccactccaggaccttaatgtgcttcttcttgagccactcctttgttgccttggccgtgtgttttgggtcattgtcatgctggaatacccatccacgacccattttcaatgccctggctgagggaaggaggttctcacccaagatttgacggtacatggctccgtccatcgtccctttgatgcagtgaagttgtcctgtccccttatcagaaaaacacccccaaagcataatgtttccacctccatgtttgacggtgaggatggtgttcttggggtcataggcagcattcctcctcctccaaacatggcgagttgagttgatgccaaagagctcgattttggtctcatctgaccacaacactttcacccagttctcctctgaatcatacagatgttcattggcaaacttcagacaggcctgtatatgtgatttcttgagcagggggaccttgcgggcgctgcaggatttcagtccttcacggcgtagtgtgttaccacttgttttcttggtgactatggtcccagctgccttgagatcattgacaagatcctcccgtgtagttctgggctcattcctcaccgttctcatgatcattgcaactccacgaggtgagatcttgcatggagccccaggcagatggagattgacagttattttgtgtttcttccatttgcgaataatcgcaccaactgttgtcaccttctcaccaagctgtttggcgatggtcttgtagcccattccagccttgtgtaggtctacaatattgtccctgacatccttggagagctctttggtcttggccatggtggagagtttggaatctgattgattgattgcttctgtggacaggtgtcttttatacaggtaacacgctgagattaggagcactccctttaagagtgtgctcctaatctcagcttgttacctgtataaaagacacatgggagccagaaatctttctgattgaaagggggtcaaatacttatttccctcattaaaatgcaaatcaatttataacatttttgacatgcatttttctggattttgttgttgttattctgtctctcactgttcaaataaacctaccattaaaattatagactgatcatgtctttgtcagtgggcaaacttacaaaatcagcaggggatcaaatacttttttccctcactgtatagtgtattaaagtaatcaaaagtttagtatttggtcccatattcctagcacgcaatgactacatcaagtctgtgactctacaaacttgttggatgcatttagaGCTTGTTTCTGATTATGTTTTGCCCCATAGGAACTGGTTCAAAATAATGTCTTGAGTAAGGTGTATGAATATTTATTCTTAGATGTACACTCTCTCCAAAGTGAAAAAACACAAAATGTATATTGATGAATGTAGAAATATACTTATGCTGATAGCAGTGTCAATTGTCTCCCCAGCATGTACACAGCGACACCACCTGTTCTGATC
This window encodes:
- the LOC121539918 gene encoding homeobox protein DBX2-like, with the translated sequence MKLALVWAVLEGLYLKLVSLLSLGPVTAETDGLCCEVSEGAFLRVTVNGMIAGQKQKQNMAAGSPPTHPGFGTSGKSFLIDNLLHSALPSSSSTSSSSSSSPTSNGPTSGLFNGLPTGPHRRTWGPQHVVYEGQSKNCERVKDRGLPPRPHSGLLSSVFLRGPQYVLAAVCCGGSSPPPVFSKGANILMWSPDTSPKSRRGILRRAVFSEEQRKELEKTFKKQKYISKTDRNKLAADLSLKESQVKIWFQNRRMKWRNCKEKEAHSGRSPMEELMSRGCNQEEERKGAPESTGTPSDISPSQQRDTDTGVTTEKEPCKEPVTLLQPLSPHRHIMTSDC